A section of the Flavobacterium ardleyense genome encodes:
- the apaG gene encoding Co2+/Mg2+ efflux protein ApaG, with product MVTQITRGIKITVLTGFEGTFLKNYRLHFAFSYQITIENHSKDSVQLISRHWDIFDALNDPEVVEGEGVVGLKPVLKPGESHSYSSGCFLESPFGSMKGYFNMVNFTSTRKFKVVVPSFKLSVPYALN from the coding sequence ATGGTTACACAAATCACACGAGGTATAAAAATCACGGTACTTACAGGTTTTGAAGGTACTTTCCTTAAAAACTACCGCTTGCATTTTGCGTTCAGTTATCAGATAACTATTGAGAATCATAGTAAAGATTCAGTACAACTTATTTCAAGACATTGGGATATTTTTGATGCGCTCAACGATCCTGAGGTAGTCGAAGGCGAAGGTGTTGTTGGTCTTAAACCGGTTTTGAAGCCGGGAGAATCTCATTCCTACAGTTCAGGGTGTTTTCTAGAATCACCTTTTGGCTCGATGAAAGGCTACTTTAATATGGTTAATTTCACTAGCACTCGAAAGTTCAAAGTAGTTGTCCCGTCCTTCAAATTGAGCGTACCTTACGCATTGAATTAA
- a CDS encoding thioredoxin family protein: protein MENDSHKDHLENIFVGVISEAILEREYHWYKKEYDSYHVDSVLLNDLKSEIAEVSISIYMATWCGDCHREIPRFYKILNEAGIDESRIVNASMDLTKKTPENYEEGMNITKIPTFIFFKHGEELGRIVEKPTVSLEYDMLQILEREV from the coding sequence ATGGAAAACGATTCTCATAAAGATCATTTAGAAAATATATTTGTCGGCGTTATTTCTGAAGCTATATTAGAAAGAGAATATCATTGGTACAAAAAAGAGTATGATTCGTACCATGTCGATTCGGTTTTACTCAATGATTTGAAATCTGAAATTGCCGAAGTAAGTATTTCAATTTACATGGCAACTTGGTGCGGGGACTGTCACCGCGAAATTCCTAGATTCTATAAAATTTTAAATGAGGCTGGTATTGACGAATCGCGTATTGTAAATGCATCTATGGATCTTACTAAAAAGACTCCAGAAAATTATGAAGAAGGAATGAACATTACAAAAATTCCAACCTTTATCTTTTTTAAACATGGAGAAGAACTAGGTCGTATTGTAGAGAAGCCAACAGTTTCACTTGAATATGATATGCTTCAAATCCTAGAAAGAGAGGTTTAA
- the map gene encoding type I methionyl aminopeptidase → MIIPKTREEIELMRESAMIVSKCLGMIAPEMKPGVTSLYIDKLAEEFIRDHGAEPGFLGMYGFPNSLCMSPNAQVVHGIPNATPLQEGDIISVDCGALKNGFYGDHAYSFKIGEVSPEVEKLLQVTKESLYVGIREFKAGNRVEDVGSAIQKYTESHGYSVVRELVGHGLGRKMHEDPEMPNYGKKGKGKLFVEGMVVAIEPMINLGTKNIKQLKDGWTILTADGKPSAHFEHDVALIDGKPELLSTFAYIYKALGIESNEEDEFRKTPLVL, encoded by the coding sequence ATGATTATCCCAAAAACACGAGAAGAAATTGAACTAATGCGCGAAAGTGCTATGATTGTTTCAAAATGTCTCGGAATGATTGCTCCAGAAATGAAACCTGGCGTTACTTCATTGTACATTGACAAATTAGCCGAAGAATTTATTAGAGATCATGGCGCAGAGCCAGGATTTCTGGGAATGTACGGATTCCCAAATTCACTTTGTATGTCACCAAATGCTCAAGTTGTACACGGAATTCCAAATGCCACACCGTTACAAGAAGGAGATATTATCTCGGTAGATTGTGGTGCTTTAAAAAATGGTTTCTACGGAGACCACGCGTATTCATTTAAAATTGGTGAAGTATCTCCAGAAGTCGAAAAACTTCTTCAAGTAACCAAAGAATCACTTTACGTTGGAATCCGCGAATTTAAAGCTGGAAATCGAGTAGAAGATGTGGGCAGCGCAATTCAAAAATACACCGAAAGTCACGGCTACAGCGTCGTACGCGAACTTGTAGGACATGGGCTTGGTCGCAAAATGCACGAAGATCCCGAAATGCCTAACTACGGTAAAAAAGGTAAAGGAAAACTTTTTGTTGAAGGAATGGTCGTGGCAATCGAGCCAATGATCAATCTAGGTACAAAAAACATTAAACAGCTTAAGGACGGCTGGACAATCTTAACAGCAGACGGAAAACCATCGGCACACTTTGAGCACGATGTTGCTCTTATCGACGGGAAACCTGAGCTACTATCAACCTTTGCATATATTTATAAAGCATTAGGAATCGAATCTAATGAGGAAGATGAGTTCAGAAAAACGCCTTTAGTCCTGTAA
- a CDS encoding class I SAM-dependent methyltransferase, whose product MKKIFSYVLNLIPRPLLIRLSYVVRPILATLLKGDKYTDPIDGKSFKKFLPYGYGKQRDNVLAPGTLSLERHRLLWLYLQNETDFFTAPKKVLHFAPEQAFYKRFRNQKNLDYTTTDLLSPLADVKADICNLPFEDNMYDVILCNHVLEHIPDDRKAMQELYRVLKPGGMAILQVPQELQRATTFTDDTITDAKERAAIFGQYDHVRIYGRDYFDTLRSEGFKVEEVDYTKTLPAEDVEKYALAKGEIIPVCTK is encoded by the coding sequence ATGAAAAAAATTTTTAGTTACGTTTTAAATTTAATTCCCAGACCTTTATTAATAAGGTTGAGCTACGTGGTACGACCAATTTTGGCCACCTTGCTCAAGGGCGATAAATACACAGATCCTATAGACGGTAAGAGTTTTAAGAAATTCTTACCGTATGGTTATGGCAAACAACGCGATAATGTTTTGGCTCCAGGAACGCTTTCTCTTGAGCGCCACAGATTATTGTGGTTATACCTCCAAAATGAAACCGATTTTTTTACCGCTCCCAAAAAAGTTTTACACTTCGCTCCTGAGCAAGCATTTTACAAAAGATTTAGAAACCAAAAGAATCTAGATTACACCACCACCGATTTACTATCGCCATTAGCAGACGTCAAAGCAGATATTTGCAATCTTCCCTTTGAAGATAATATGTACGATGTAATTCTCTGCAACCACGTTTTAGAACATATTCCTGACGATAGAAAGGCAATGCAGGAATTATATAGAGTTTTAAAACCCGGTGGAATGGCCATTCTTCAGGTACCTCAAGAATTACAGCGAGCCACAACTTTTACCGACGACACTATTACAGACGCAAAAGAACGTGCCGCAATCTTTGGACAATATGACCACGTTCGAATCTACGGTCGCGATTACTTTGACACCCTAAGATCGGAGGGCTTTAAAGTTGAAGAAGTTGATTATACTAAAACCCTTCCGGCAGAAGATGTAGAAAAATACGCACTTGCTAAGGGCGAAATAATTCCTGTCTGCACAAAGTAA
- a CDS encoding T9SS sorting signal type C domain-containing protein: MIKSLLSKFALLFCLSFIMTLTESYAQQTVFTETFSTAQSSAYTTNGAIGTSNWTVARSGQDFGARISGGILTLTNDATSAGNPTGWISATTNVSNFDNAYNPILSQNAGIVSWTFNMRQIRTNPRGFEFGQYGVAFILAGTLGSNVATGKGWALVLGNYGTTDAIRLVAYSNGLKTFSTKLSSKASGYTDFGREYTSARVEYNPADNRWSLYLRKDGSTFQNPKSGTLIFQETWIHTDYVNEPLTIMGGYWSAATTKNQTAFFDNISVSVQTPEIISIDPDSKIAGSSSFTMTVDGTGFLPSSKVQWNGQERPTTYVSSTTLTAVIPASDLVLSGNANVQVKNNTVLSNIVVFDIEPSGAPTLTLSKNSLPAFSTIQGTASSSETYTITGNNLESGATLTAPASFEMSVGSSITYSNPLVLQNNGGGLIGQPLTINVRVKAAATAGVYTGNITNAATGAVTKLVAVSGKVLALEPTTAATAINFTNVTSTTLTVNWTNGNGSNRIVLIKEASAVNALPVDGTNYTANGIIGIGSELGVGNFVVYKGAANSVNVTGLNPNTVYHVSVIEFNGPANAENYRSVHAPGNVTTANSPAGLQVKVANTSYKIDFDTTVDGVNLGEFQGAGIAKIAEPGQLDSDSWAFTGFEGGVINFGGNSPEDSSYEMGASDGDVDESGIYAFNVSSTATDNYTLGIKPGGSDFNPGTVTLRLHNRTGATITSLNIGYKIYIKNVENSSTKISFSHKLESASNFINAIAEIDVISDASIDLNPTWKASYRVVTLTGLNIPSDKYYNLRWSGSTATATAVQDEFGIDDIEVIANTSTNTVAFDGIAEDFVLQGNANLSADLSVQNRLQFNGGKLSIKDKTLTIAGKVENTIANGLVGGFDSKLVVRGTQNPSLSFDTAANTLQSFSLIGANPNTVTALNNFSVSNLLSVDEQQILNLGTNTVNGNLTSIQNNGIIRTQNVTATPFASGKTWGGTGILNMNATSTDQTLVAGTYNNLTLSSTAGTTAVANLTVNGKLDLPKPNASATQGSLSMAGFTLTMGPDGINTGIGDVTGIIKRDVFAPNKTYTFGHPNSSITFPPAGTLPTSMSAKLTIGTAPTWKAGTILRQFDIIHTGAINTKAIIRQHYLDSELNGNAESRLAFWAHTISPLNTFDQGRSNNNTTDNWVEISNANVGLYFKNTFGQVFITLDEGADSDLTWNGSESTSWITAVNWTPKGVPSATTKVLIPNVSTGSNRYPIIDATSSVKTITIDAGAVVNTPDNSVLTVYDGAGAWQNNGIFNPGNGTVLFNNIDATISGSTSFNNLTIATGAGLRALEGNYMSIAGTFTNNGTMFTTLTPNTIEFKGTNQIIPAPGGLEFGGYHHLKVTGTGAIIAPTTLNVRGNLTINQPINFTAKTINLAGISNQTIAGTAAINFSNLIVNKETGAVILAKDISVGGTLTLTKGNVVLGANNLTLGSTAVAGTFGTNTMIVADGIGLVRRPVTAIGSYFFPIGELAGAPSYAPITVNVTAGSFSSAFIAVNLKDIKHPNNNSSQNYLRKYWSVTQNGITGAVATITGKYDAVDVLGVEAEIAAAQFNGAFNVVSNPWIKFGTLSNNTIVATNATLTAGQASVFTGIKAGVFSVEVFGYGEFCKGSDAFLTAEVVGGDAPFTYTWSNGLANSQIVQVPTNIDGETNYTLTVRDANGFVAVDNTNPVKILPLTVPGTVVSQQICAATSPADVLLSGSVGKVLYWQRSQTSDFNVFTNISNFTTTLTGAEVGQLNQTTYFRAVVESGNCGQQVSNTATIEIKSTTWDGNNWSDGIPTANTSAIFTGAFTATASIEACSIVVNNNAAVTIRATFDVTLNGALTVESGSFKMESNTNLIQLTDVQNSGNIIVERESSKLYRSDYTMWGSPVTGAQTLKQFSPLTVVTRFYTYNTSTDQFNTIVPETNTFASGKGYLIRMPDNHTIFGTTVQATSWTGIFTGKPTNGTVPVELAQTLNGFNMLSNPYPSMISADAFLTENSSSIDGTLYFWRRRNAVQDASAYYATYTLAGGAGTAGSASAPSQVPNGFIQVGQGFIAKAKSSGAVFTNSMRTKLNNDNQFFKNANSQDRSRIWLNVSNTAGEFGQTLVAYMPQAENELDRTDGKYLGDGSTALTSWLDNSEYIIQGRAPFVSSDVVALNFKTATAGSYTIAIDHVDGLFEGSQDIFLRDNSVGVLHDLKNAAYTFATEAGSFNTRFDIVYLNPLSVSNPNFDSNSVVLYKKQNNVVINSGMTTLENVEVYDIRGRLLAIAKSINSNEVSINVGETNQVLIVKITSIDGAKVTKKTIN, encoded by the coding sequence ATGATTAAATCTTTACTCAGCAAATTTGCGCTATTGTTCTGCCTGTCATTTATAATGACATTGACAGAAAGTTATGCACAGCAAACGGTTTTTACGGAAACTTTTTCCACAGCTCAAAGTTCAGCTTATACCACAAATGGTGCTATTGGTACTTCCAACTGGACTGTCGCACGTAGCGGTCAAGATTTCGGCGCCAGAATTAGTGGTGGAATCCTTACATTAACCAATGATGCAACCTCCGCTGGCAATCCCACAGGTTGGATTTCTGCCACTACTAACGTTTCTAATTTCGACAATGCATATAATCCAATTCTAAGCCAAAATGCGGGAATTGTTTCGTGGACTTTTAATATGCGTCAAATAAGAACCAATCCGAGAGGCTTTGAATTCGGTCAATATGGTGTTGCTTTTATTTTGGCAGGAACGCTAGGTTCTAATGTAGCTACTGGAAAAGGGTGGGCGCTGGTTCTTGGAAACTATGGTACTACCGATGCAATTAGATTAGTAGCGTATTCAAATGGATTAAAGACTTTCTCAACTAAGTTATCATCAAAGGCTTCTGGCTATACAGATTTCGGAAGGGAATATACAAGCGCGCGAGTAGAGTATAATCCAGCGGATAATCGATGGTCTTTGTATCTTAGAAAAGATGGAAGTACATTTCAGAATCCAAAGTCAGGTACTCTTATTTTTCAAGAAACATGGATACATACCGATTATGTAAACGAGCCGTTAACGATTATGGGTGGGTATTGGAGTGCAGCTACAACTAAAAATCAAACTGCTTTTTTCGATAATATTTCGGTAAGTGTTCAAACCCCAGAAATTATATCAATCGATCCAGACTCAAAAATTGCAGGTAGTTCATCTTTTACTATGACTGTAGATGGAACTGGGTTTCTACCTTCGAGCAAAGTGCAGTGGAATGGTCAGGAAAGACCAACAACATATGTATCTTCAACAACTCTTACTGCTGTAATTCCGGCTTCAGATCTTGTACTATCTGGTAATGCCAATGTACAAGTAAAAAATAATACTGTATTATCAAATATTGTGGTTTTTGATATAGAGCCTTCGGGTGCTCCAACACTAACGTTGTCAAAAAATTCACTTCCTGCATTTTCAACTATTCAAGGCACTGCTTCATCAAGCGAAACGTATACTATTACTGGAAATAATTTAGAAAGTGGCGCAACGTTAACTGCTCCAGCTAGTTTTGAAATGTCGGTCGGATCGTCAATCACGTACTCCAACCCACTTGTATTACAAAATAATGGAGGTGGATTAATTGGACAGCCACTAACTATCAATGTACGAGTAAAAGCAGCAGCCACTGCAGGTGTTTACACAGGGAATATTACAAATGCTGCTACAGGGGCAGTTACAAAACTTGTTGCAGTTTCGGGCAAGGTTTTAGCGCTTGAGCCTACAACTGCAGCAACGGCGATAAACTTCACGAATGTGACTTCTACTACCTTGACGGTTAATTGGACTAATGGTAACGGATCAAATCGTATCGTTTTAATTAAAGAAGCTTCAGCAGTGAATGCATTGCCAGTTGATGGAACAAATTATACAGCAAATGGAATTATAGGAATTGGAAGTGAACTTGGCGTTGGTAATTTTGTTGTTTATAAAGGAGCGGCAAATTCTGTTAATGTCACTGGATTAAATCCAAACACTGTATACCATGTGTCAGTAATTGAGTTTAATGGTCCAGCGAATGCCGAAAATTACCGTTCGGTACACGCTCCAGGAAATGTAACCACTGCAAATAGTCCGGCTGGCTTACAAGTTAAAGTCGCCAATACTAGTTATAAAATAGACTTTGATACTACAGTTGATGGCGTTAATTTAGGAGAATTTCAGGGTGCAGGTATTGCAAAAATTGCTGAACCAGGTCAGTTAGATTCAGATTCGTGGGCATTTACTGGTTTTGAAGGTGGTGTGATTAACTTTGGCGGAAATAGTCCGGAGGATAGTAGCTATGAAATGGGAGCCTCAGATGGTGATGTGGACGAGTCGGGAATTTACGCATTTAATGTAAGTTCAACGGCAACTGATAATTATACCTTGGGAATTAAACCTGGAGGGAGTGATTTTAATCCAGGTACTGTTACACTGAGATTACATAATAGAACGGGGGCGACAATTACCTCGTTGAACATCGGCTATAAAATTTACATTAAAAACGTCGAAAATTCATCTACTAAAATTAGTTTTAGCCACAAGTTGGAAAGCGCATCAAATTTTATAAATGCTATTGCTGAAATTGATGTTATTTCTGATGCATCTATTGATTTAAATCCCACATGGAAAGCGTCCTACAGAGTTGTGACACTTACAGGATTAAACATACCATCAGATAAGTATTATAACTTGAGGTGGTCAGGATCTACTGCTACCGCAACTGCTGTTCAAGATGAATTTGGAATTGATGATATAGAGGTTATCGCAAATACATCTACAAACACAGTTGCCTTTGATGGAATTGCCGAAGATTTCGTTCTACAAGGAAACGCAAATTTATCCGCTGATTTATCGGTTCAAAACCGTCTTCAATTTAATGGTGGTAAATTATCTATAAAAGATAAAACGCTAACCATTGCTGGAAAGGTAGAAAATACAATTGCCAATGGATTAGTAGGTGGATTTGATAGTAAACTAGTTGTAAGAGGAACTCAAAATCCAAGTTTAAGTTTTGACACCGCAGCTAATACTTTGCAATCTTTCAGTTTAATTGGAGCAAATCCTAATACGGTTACTGCTTTAAACAACTTTTCTGTAAGCAACCTTTTAAGTGTTGACGAGCAACAAATATTAAATCTAGGAACAAATACAGTAAATGGAAATTTAACGTCTATTCAGAACAACGGAATAATCCGAACACAAAATGTAACTGCAACTCCATTTGCTTCAGGCAAAACTTGGGGAGGTACTGGTATTCTGAATATGAATGCAACTTCTACAGATCAAACCTTAGTTGCTGGAACTTACAACAATTTGACATTATCATCAACTGCGGGAACAACTGCAGTTGCTAATTTAACCGTAAACGGTAAACTAGATTTGCCGAAACCTAATGCAAGTGCAACTCAGGGAAGTTTATCAATGGCAGGTTTTACTTTAACAATGGGACCTGATGGAATTAATACCGGGATTGGTGATGTAACTGGAATTATAAAAAGAGATGTCTTTGCTCCTAATAAGACATACACTTTTGGTCATCCAAATTCTTCAATTACATTCCCTCCAGCAGGAACACTTCCAACTTCTATGAGTGCGAAATTAACAATTGGTACCGCACCAACTTGGAAAGCAGGAACAATTTTACGTCAGTTTGATATCATTCATACTGGTGCAATTAACACAAAAGCCATTATTCGTCAGCATTACTTAGATAGTGAACTGAATGGTAATGCTGAATCTAGATTGGCTTTCTGGGCTCATACGATTTCACCGTTGAATACATTTGATCAAGGTCGATCAAACAATAATACGACTGATAATTGGGTAGAAATCTCAAATGCCAACGTTGGATTGTATTTCAAAAACACTTTCGGTCAAGTATTTATTACCTTGGACGAAGGAGCGGATTCCGATTTAACTTGGAATGGATCAGAAAGTACTTCTTGGATTACGGCTGTAAATTGGACACCAAAAGGAGTTCCATCAGCAACTACCAAAGTATTAATTCCAAATGTGTCAACCGGATCTAATCGCTATCCTATTATCGATGCTACTTCAAGCGTAAAGACAATTACGATTGACGCGGGAGCTGTTGTAAATACACCTGATAATTCAGTACTAACTGTTTATGATGGAGCTGGAGCTTGGCAAAATAACGGAATTTTTAATCCTGGAAATGGAACAGTACTATTTAATAATATTGATGCAACTATTTCAGGATCAACATCTTTTAATAATCTAACGATTGCCACTGGCGCAGGTCTTCGAGCATTGGAGGGGAATTATATGAGTATTGCTGGAACTTTTACCAATAATGGGACAATGTTTACAACTTTAACTCCAAACACAATTGAGTTTAAAGGAACTAACCAGATAATTCCTGCACCAGGTGGACTTGAATTTGGTGGTTATCATCACCTAAAAGTAACTGGGACGGGAGCTATAATTGCTCCAACTACCTTAAATGTTAGAGGAAATTTAACCATAAATCAACCTATAAATTTTACTGCTAAGACGATTAATTTAGCTGGTATTTCTAATCAAACCATTGCTGGAACGGCTGCGATTAATTTCAGTAATTTAATTGTAAACAAAGAAACCGGAGCAGTTATTCTTGCAAAAGATATTAGCGTTGGCGGAACACTTACTCTTACAAAAGGTAATGTAGTTCTTGGTGCAAATAATCTTACTCTTGGCAGTACTGCTGTCGCTGGAACTTTTGGAACAAATACAATGATTGTTGCTGACGGTATTGGTTTGGTACGCAGACCTGTTACAGCAATTGGATCTTACTTTTTCCCAATCGGAGAATTAGCTGGAGCGCCAAGTTACGCGCCAATAACGGTAAATGTAACTGCTGGATCATTTAGTAGTGCATTTATAGCCGTAAATCTAAAAGATATTAAACATCCAAATAACAACAGTTCTCAGAATTATTTGAGAAAGTATTGGAGTGTAACTCAAAACGGAATTACTGGAGCTGTTGCAACAATCACTGGAAAATACGATGCTGTAGATGTTCTTGGAGTAGAAGCAGAAATTGCTGCTGCACAGTTTAATGGAGCTTTTAATGTTGTGTCAAATCCTTGGATTAAGTTTGGCACTTTGTCAAATAATACGATAGTAGCAACCAATGCAACCTTGACCGCTGGACAAGCTTCAGTTTTCACGGGTATTAAAGCCGGTGTTTTTAGTGTTGAGGTGTTTGGTTATGGGGAATTTTGCAAGGGTTCTGATGCGTTTCTTACCGCAGAAGTTGTGGGTGGAGATGCCCCATTTACTTATACTTGGTCTAATGGTTTAGCGAACTCGCAAATTGTACAAGTTCCAACCAACATTGATGGAGAGACAAACTATACATTAACCGTACGCGATGCAAACGGATTTGTGGCGGTAGATAATACCAACCCAGTGAAAATTTTGCCATTGACGGTACCTGGAACGGTTGTAAGTCAGCAAATTTGTGCAGCGACAAGTCCAGCTGATGTTTTGTTAAGTGGAAGCGTTGGTAAAGTTCTATATTGGCAACGTTCGCAGACTTCAGACTTTAATGTGTTTACAAATATTTCAAATTTCACTACAACATTAACTGGAGCAGAAGTAGGGCAGTTAAATCAAACAACATATTTTCGAGCAGTTGTTGAAAGTGGAAATTGTGGACAACAAGTTTCAAATACTGCTACCATTGAGATCAAAAGCACGACTTGGGACGGGAATAATTGGAGCGATGGAATACCAACGGCGAATACATCTGCTATATTCACTGGGGCTTTTACAGCAACAGCAAGTATTGAAGCATGTAGTATAGTAGTAAATAATAATGCTGCGGTGACTATTCGAGCAACTTTTGATGTAACACTTAACGGTGCACTTACGGTAGAATCTGGAAGCTTTAAGATGGAAAGCAATACAAACCTGATTCAACTTACAGATGTCCAAAATTCGGGAAATATTATAGTTGAAAGAGAAAGCTCCAAACTTTATAGATCAGATTATACGATGTGGGGATCGCCAGTAACTGGTGCTCAAACACTAAAACAGTTTTCACCTTTAACCGTTGTTACTCGCTTTTATACTTACAATACTTCTACCGATCAATTTAACACAATCGTACCTGAAACAAATACGTTCGCATCCGGAAAAGGATATCTTATAAGAATGCCGGACAATCATACGATCTTTGGCACTACTGTTCAAGCAACATCTTGGACTGGAATATTTACCGGAAAACCTACAAACGGAACAGTTCCAGTAGAGTTGGCTCAAACATTAAACGGTTTCAATATGTTATCTAATCCATATCCTTCTATGATCAGTGCAGATGCTTTCTTAACTGAAAATTCATCATCAATAGATGGAACATTATACTTCTGGAGAAGACGTAATGCAGTACAAGATGCTAGTGCATATTATGCAACTTACACTTTAGCTGGTGGTGCTGGAACTGCAGGGTCAGCCTCGGCTCCAAGTCAAGTGCCAAATGGATTTATTCAAGTTGGACAAGGCTTTATTGCTAAAGCAAAATCTAGTGGCGCTGTGTTCACAAATTCAATGCGTACAAAACTAAATAACGACAATCAATTTTTCAAGAATGCAAATTCTCAAGATAGAAGTCGTATTTGGTTAAATGTTAGCAATACAGCTGGTGAATTTGGTCAAACACTTGTAGCCTATATGCCTCAAGCGGAGAATGAACTAGATCGCACCGACGGAAAATACCTTGGTGACGGATCGACAGCACTTACATCTTGGTTGGACAATTCTGAATATATTATTCAAGGGCGTGCGCCGTTTGTATCTTCAGATGTAGTAGCATTAAACTTTAAAACGGCAACGGCAGGAAGCTACACAATTGCAATTGATCACGTGGATGGATTGTTTGAAGGTTCTCAAGATATCTTCTTGCGTGATAATAGTGTTGGTGTTTTGCACGATTTAAAAAATGCAGCCTACACATTTGCTACGGAAGCGGGAAGTTTTAATACTCGTTTTGACATCGTGTACTTGAATCCTTTATCGGTTTCAAATCCAAATTTCGATTCAAATTCAGTAGTTCTTTACAAGAAACAAAACAATGTTGTAATCAACTCAGGAATGACAACTCTTGAAAATGTTGAAGTTTACGATATTAGAGGTAGATTATTGGCTATTGCCAAAAGCATAAATTCGAACGAAGTTTCGATAAATGTTGGAGAGACTAACCAAGTTTTGATTGTGAAAATTACTTCGATTGATGGAGCGAAAGTCACTAAGAAAACCATCAATTAA
- a CDS encoding type IX secretion system plug protein, which produces MYKFIVSALLFLGFISNSLAQKVVETPPPFNIKTVAFYQNGQVSDPIIGLRDSFQLEFDDLFGNEADYYYEIQHCDYNWNPSGLSKIDYIQGFDNQRIQNYTNSFNTLQLYSHYRLSFPNKLTQFLISGNYLIKILNEEKEVVFSRKLILFEDIVQVPVQVKRARNISVIKEKQNLEFSILSPNLQFQNPTQNVKVLLVKNGEFKNAISNIKPMYTIGNDLIYKYDSETQFWGGNEFLYFENKDIRSANNYVGRVDSKEIYNAHLYQHDARANKPYTLAPDINGSFLVNNLGAEDFSVESDYAWVFFTLSAPANFTKKDIYVNGKFNNYALGEENRMEYNAKNGLYEKAIMIKQGFTNYQYQIADKNGVIDQKNAIDGNFYETENSYIVLVYYRESNQRYDRVIGRGAASSLDITN; this is translated from the coding sequence ATGTATAAGTTTATAGTTTCTGCCCTGCTTTTTCTAGGATTTATCTCAAATTCACTAGCTCAGAAAGTTGTAGAAACACCGCCTCCCTTTAATATAAAGACCGTAGCTTTTTATCAAAATGGACAAGTTTCAGATCCAATCATAGGTTTGAGAGATTCTTTTCAATTAGAATTCGACGACCTTTTTGGCAACGAAGCAGATTATTACTACGAAATTCAACACTGCGATTACAATTGGAATCCATCAGGATTATCAAAAATAGATTATATTCAAGGTTTCGACAATCAACGAATTCAGAATTATACCAATTCTTTCAATACGCTACAATTATATTCACATTACAGATTATCGTTTCCAAATAAATTAACGCAGTTTTTAATTAGTGGAAACTACCTCATCAAAATTCTAAACGAAGAAAAAGAAGTGGTTTTTTCGCGTAAGCTGATACTTTTTGAAGACATTGTACAAGTTCCTGTTCAAGTAAAACGAGCTAGAAATATTAGTGTTATCAAGGAAAAACAGAATTTAGAATTCTCTATTTTGTCGCCTAACTTGCAATTTCAAAATCCAACTCAAAACGTAAAAGTACTACTAGTAAAGAATGGCGAGTTTAAAAATGCTATTTCAAATATAAAACCGATGTACACCATTGGGAATGATTTGATTTATAAATATGATTCCGAAACCCAATTTTGGGGCGGTAATGAATTTCTATATTTCGAAAATAAAGACATTCGTTCGGCAAATAATTATGTAGGTCGGGTAGATTCAAAAGAGATCTATAATGCGCATTTGTACCAGCACGACGCTAGAGCCAACAAGCCTTACACACTTGCCCCGGACATCAACGGTAGTTTCCTTGTCAATAATTTGGGCGCCGAAGATTTCAGCGTTGAATCAGATTATGCTTGGGTATTTTTCACACTGTCGGCGCCGGCAAATTTTACCAAAAAAGATATTTACGTAAACGGGAAGTTCAATAATTATGCTTTGGGCGAAGAAAATCGGATGGAGTATAACGCAAAAAATGGATTGTACGAAAAAGCTATTATGATTAAACAAGGTTTTACAAACTATCAATATCAGATTGCGGACAAAAATGGTGTAATCGATCAAAAAAACGCCATCGATGGCAATTTTTACGAAACCGAGAATAGCTATATTGTCTTGGTTTATTACCGCGAAAGCAATCAGCGCTATGATAGAGTAATTGGTCGCGGCGCTGCAAGTTCCTTGGATATAACCAATTAA